In Calditrichota bacterium, the DNA window TTCACTGGTGGATGTATATGGGATTGGGATTTTATTTACAGGTAGAAGTGGAATTGGGAAAAGCGAAATTGCAATGGACCTTGTTGAAAGAGGTCATCGGTTGGTAGCAGATGATTTGGTGATTGTCACACGGAAATCGGAAGACGTTCTTATCGGTCATGGTACTGAAAATTCTGAACACATGATGGAGATTCGCGGTGTTGGTCTCATAGATGTAAAAAGGATGTTTGGAATCCGGGGCGTTAGAATGCAAAAAAGAGTTGAGGTAGAGGTTCACTTAGAAGATTGGGATGAATCTAAAGAATATGAAAGGATTGGTCTTGATGATAAGATGGTAGACATATTAGGTGTAGATATACCTCAAGTTGTTTTGCCTATAAATCCTGGTAAAAATATTACAGTTATTTCAGAAACGATTGCAATGAATCAGCTTCTAAAAACATATGGCTATCATACAGCAAAAGAGTTTAATAAAAATTTACAAAAACGAATTAAAGCAAAAAAAGCCAGTCCTTTGGCAAGCGACCATGATTATTTGGAAAAAGATTTTGAATGAAAGAAATACTTAGTTTTATAATTACTCACGGAAACCTGGCGGACGAATTAAACAAGGTTTCTCAAAAATTCTTGCCAACAGAGGTGTCCACTTATACGTACTCAAATCAAAAAGACAGTATAGAGAAAATTGTTAGTGATACTTCTGAAATAATAATTGAAAGTAAAGCGGATAATATAATCATATTCGTAGATCTTATGGGTGGAAGCTGTTGGCATGCAGCAATGACGCTGAAAAAAAATTTTGAAAAAGTTTCTATAATTACAGGAGTCAACATCCCTTCCCTGGTTTCATTTTCTACTAATTTTAATAAATTAGAGTGGTCAGATTTGATTGAGAAAATCGAAGTTGACTCAAAGAAAGCCATACGGGCAATAAAATAAATGGATATTCAACTTATTCGAATTGATGACCGTCTTATTCATGGACAGGTTGTAATAACCTGGGCAACTGCACTAAATTCCGAATCAATTTTACTATGCGATAATTCGGTTTACGAAAATGATTGGGAGAAAGAACTTTACTTATCGTGTTCCCCTGAATATTTAAAAATTACGATTCTCAATGTAGCTGGAACTGCAAAAATTCTTAAAGATAATTCTCAAGATTTTTCTAAAACAATTATGCTTGTAAATGGCCCTGAAGTAATTGAAGAATTGCTGGCTATGGGTGTTGACTTAACTAATATAAATGTGGGTGGAATTCACTTTAAGGAAGGAAGGGATAGCTTTCTTTCATATTTATATTTAAACAAAAATGAGAAGGAGTCTTTTAAACGTTGCATGGATAAGGGAATAAGTTTTGAGTGTTTGGATGTACCGACAGGTAATAAAGTAGATTTATGCAGTTTGATAAAATAGAAAAATCATAAAAAACGGGTTGCATCGTTATTTTGATATCTGTATATTCCATGCTCTGAAAAACACTGGCGTCTTAGCTCAGTTGGTAGAGCAACGGACTGAAAATCCGTGTGTCCCCAGTTCAATTCTGGGAGACGCCACAGTCATAGCAAGGGTTTACAGCATTTTGTTGTAAACCCTTTTTTGTTAAGTCGCTAATACGTCGCTATTTAATACATTCTTTTGGATGACATTTGTTCTTTGTGAGAAGTAGAGAGGTGAGCATATCTGAGGGTAGTTGTAAAACTGCTATGACCTACAATTTCTTTTACGGTAGTAAGTGGAACGCCATTCATTACTAAGTGGGAAATATATGTATGACGAAATGTGTGACAGCTTGCCCAGGACAAACCAATTTCATTTAATCTTTTTGATATCTTTCGACTGACCCACCATGAAGACCATTGCTTTCTATTAGTAGGACCGAATAATAAATTATCATTCCGTTTTGGAAT includes these proteins:
- a CDS encoding HPr kinase/phosphorylase produces the protein MNDFITVRSLLENNKRRLKLKLLCSVNGLNKKIVTGELHRPGLALSGFTGTFTYNRIQILGNTEISFLNELSNEELQKSIDKVLEFPIPVIIVTSGNKPPDYLIQVATRRYIPVITTSIQTTDFSHLLADYLQRQFALHVSIHGSLVDVYGIGILFTGRSGIGKSEIAMDLVERGHRLVADDLVIVTRKSEDVLIGHGTENSEHMMEIRGVGLIDVKRMFGIRGVRMQKRVEVEVHLEDWDESKEYERIGLDDKMVDILGVDIPQVVLPINPGKNITVISETIAMNQLLKTYGYHTAKEFNKNLQKRIKAKKASPLASDHDYLEKDFE
- a CDS encoding PTS sugar transporter subunit IIB, translating into MDIQLIRIDDRLIHGQVVITWATALNSESILLCDNSVYENDWEKELYLSCSPEYLKITILNVAGTAKILKDNSQDFSKTIMLVNGPEVIEELLAMGVDLTNINVGGIHFKEGRDSFLSYLYLNKNEKESFKRCMDKGISFECLDVPTGNKVDLCSLIK